One window from the genome of Bradyrhizobium sp. 4 encodes:
- a CDS encoding LysR family transcriptional regulator, translating to MDLSDLKVFETVLRLGSISRAATQLCTAQSKVTTRIRVLEGKLGISLFERHARGVTPTPAAHRVLPYVARLSKLAADARAAARDDGVPRGTLLIGSLETTTALRLSPLLPRFASACPHVQLTITTGNTTRLLNDVLEYRLDGAFVAGPVDHPDLHQRPFFHEELVLVTAPSVRTKDLAAIGPFKMIVFQTGCSYRTRLETMLMEMGITLSEPQELGSLDAIISCLSAGLGVTLMPRGVIAAAARDGRVAAHALPPSRTAVETVFVWRKDVYVSSAMTALFDLIESWP from the coding sequence ATGGATCTCTCCGATCTCAAAGTGTTCGAGACGGTTCTGCGTCTTGGAAGTATCAGCCGTGCGGCAACGCAGCTGTGTACTGCTCAATCCAAAGTCACAACTCGTATCCGAGTGCTTGAGGGCAAGCTTGGCATTTCACTCTTCGAGCGTCACGCACGGGGCGTAACGCCAACCCCGGCAGCCCACAGGGTCCTCCCCTATGTCGCTAGGCTTTCAAAACTTGCCGCGGATGCCCGAGCTGCGGCACGGGATGATGGTGTGCCGAGGGGCACTCTGCTGATCGGAAGCCTCGAGACGACCACCGCGTTGCGATTGTCTCCGCTTCTGCCAAGGTTTGCCAGCGCCTGTCCCCACGTCCAGCTCACGATCACGACCGGAAACACTACACGCTTGTTGAATGACGTCCTCGAGTATCGTCTCGACGGCGCGTTTGTCGCGGGCCCGGTCGATCACCCGGACCTGCATCAACGGCCTTTCTTCCACGAGGAGCTCGTGCTGGTAACGGCCCCTTCGGTCCGGACAAAGGACCTGGCTGCCATCGGGCCCTTTAAGATGATCGTCTTTCAGACCGGCTGCTCTTATCGCACCCGTCTGGAGACGATGCTGATGGAAATGGGGATCACTCTGTCCGAGCCGCAAGAGCTTGGTTCTCTCGACGCCATCATCAGTTGCCTCTCCGCCGGCCTTGGTGTCACCTTGATGCCGCGAGGTGTCATTGCAGCTGCCGCCCGGGACGGCAGGGTCGCTGCGCATGCGTTGCCGCCTTCCCGGACGGCCGTTGAGACGGTGTTCGTCTGGCGAAAGGATGTCTATGTATCGAGCGCGATGACAGCCCTGTTCGATCTGATCGAATCCTGGCCGTAA
- a CDS encoding methyl-accepting chemotaxis protein, with translation MLAKFKISSRLMLMVVLSVLGVASVAGVGLSALKSSLLEDRKDKLQQLVLLAKQVLELDYQGSRAAGLSDAQALERSKQLLQSLRFGKDDYFYALDMDSVLVAHPNPKFQNKSMKDTSDANGVFFSRLQVDLVKSGGSGFVAFSFPRAGVGDPLPKIAYVVGFKPYDWAVAGGIYLDDVDAIFMAEAKRIGLLILIALALVVATSILLSRSITRPIASLTRAMRKLASGDTRSAIPALSRADEVGEMATTVKVFQDAMIETARLRQEQDEMKLMAETEKRGLLGKLADEFAQGVSTSLDALSHSASAMRTTSQGMSETARSASRQSGVVATAAEEASSSVQSVASATEQLSASIAEIGNQVARSTKVAGGAVEEAQRTNITIQGLVAATSKIGDVVQLITAIASQTNLLALNATIEAARAGEAGRGFAVVASEVKSLAGQTARATEEISTQVNGMQGAMSEAVQAIEGVSGTISSINEIAIAIASAVEQQGVATREIARSIQRVAQGTEDVTRNIVGVSEASAQTGVAAAGVLAAAGGLNHQSTLLKADVDRFLASVRAA, from the coding sequence ATGCTTGCCAAGTTCAAGATTTCTTCCAGGCTGATGTTGATGGTGGTTCTCTCTGTTCTAGGTGTTGCATCCGTGGCCGGGGTCGGCTTGTCGGCCCTCAAGAGCAGCCTGCTCGAGGACCGAAAAGACAAGCTTCAGCAGCTCGTCCTCCTGGCGAAGCAGGTGCTTGAATTGGACTACCAGGGATCCCGAGCGGCAGGGCTCTCCGATGCGCAGGCCTTGGAACGGAGCAAGCAACTGCTTCAATCATTGCGTTTCGGCAAGGACGACTATTTCTATGCCCTCGACATGGATTCCGTACTGGTCGCGCATCCCAATCCCAAGTTTCAGAACAAGAGCATGAAGGACACCTCGGATGCCAACGGTGTCTTTTTCTCCCGGCTGCAAGTCGATCTTGTGAAGTCCGGCGGATCCGGCTTTGTCGCCTTTAGCTTTCCCCGTGCCGGCGTCGGCGACCCACTTCCCAAGATCGCCTATGTCGTGGGGTTCAAGCCCTATGACTGGGCAGTCGCGGGCGGCATCTATCTGGACGACGTAGACGCGATATTCATGGCAGAAGCAAAGCGCATTGGCCTTCTCATCCTTATAGCCCTTGCGCTTGTCGTGGCCACGTCAATTCTTCTCAGCCGCAGTATCACGCGGCCGATCGCCAGTCTCACGCGGGCGATGCGAAAGCTCGCCAGTGGCGATACAAGATCGGCGATTCCTGCGCTCTCGCGTGCGGATGAAGTGGGAGAGATGGCGACGACCGTCAAAGTGTTTCAGGACGCCATGATAGAGACCGCTCGCCTTCGCCAGGAACAGGACGAGATGAAATTGATGGCCGAGACGGAAAAACGGGGCCTCCTGGGCAAGCTGGCCGACGAGTTCGCACAAGGTGTAAGCACGTCACTCGATGCCCTCTCTCACTCGGCTTCCGCTATGAGGACGACGTCCCAAGGCATGTCGGAGACGGCGAGATCTGCCAGCCGCCAGTCCGGAGTGGTTGCGACTGCTGCAGAAGAGGCCAGCTCAAGCGTGCAGTCGGTCGCGTCGGCCACTGAGCAGCTCTCGGCCTCGATCGCCGAGATAGGCAATCAGGTGGCGCGTTCGACCAAGGTCGCCGGAGGCGCCGTTGAAGAGGCGCAACGGACTAATATCACAATTCAAGGTCTTGTAGCCGCGACATCAAAGATCGGAGACGTGGTTCAGTTAATAACTGCGATCGCAAGCCAGACGAACCTGCTGGCGCTAAATGCAACCATCGAGGCCGCCCGTGCCGGCGAGGCGGGAAGGGGGTTTGCCGTCGTGGCAAGCGAGGTGAAGTCGCTCGCAGGGCAGACCGCACGTGCAACGGAGGAGATCTCGACCCAAGTCAACGGCATGCAGGGCGCCATGAGCGAGGCTGTCCAAGCAATCGAGGGCGTGAGCGGCACGATATCCTCGATCAACGAGATCGCAATTGCGATTGCATCCGCCGTGGAGCAACAGGGTGTCGCGACGCGCGAAATCGCACGCAGCATCCAGAGGGTCGCGCAAGGCACCGAAGACGTAACGCGCAACATCGTCGGGGTGAGCGAGGCGTCTGCCCAAACCGGGGTGGCTGCGGCTGGTGTGCTTGCGGCTGCAGGTGGGCTGAACCACCAGTCCACTTTGCTGAAAGCGGATGTCGATCGCTTCCTGGCAAGTGTTCGGGCCGCGTGA
- a CDS encoding tautomerase family protein: protein MPFLRFDLIEGRSDAEIQRLLDVTHEVLVETLHVPPRDRYQVVHQHPKSSIVALDTGLDINRTDKLVMLQLTSRPRDKASKLEFYRVLAERLSSSCGVAPTDLMISFVINADEDWSFGMGRAQFVTGELH from the coding sequence ATGCCATTTTTACGGTTCGATTTGATCGAGGGACGAAGTGATGCGGAGATCCAACGGCTTTTGGATGTCACTCACGAAGTTCTGGTCGAAACGCTCCACGTGCCGCCCCGCGACCGCTATCAGGTGGTGCATCAGCACCCCAAGTCCAGCATCGTCGCGCTTGACACAGGTCTTGATATCAATCGGACCGATAAATTGGTCATGTTGCAGTTGACGAGCCGACCGCGCGACAAGGCGTCCAAATTGGAGTTTTATCGCGTCCTGGCCGAGAGGCTGTCGTCGTCCTGTGGAGTAGCGCCAACTGACCTCATGATAAGCTTCGTGATCAATGCGGACGAAGATTGGTCATTCGGCATGGGACGAGCCCAGTTCGTTACCGGCGAGTTACACTAG
- a CDS encoding NtaA/DmoA family FMN-dependent monooxygenase (This protein belongs to a clade of FMN-dependent monooxygenases, within a broader family of flavin-dependent oxidoreductases, the luciferase-like monooxygenase (LMM) family, some of whose members use coenzyme F420 rather than FMN.) gives MSSAIRTLHLGLNLHGAGGHAAAWRWPSTNPSAFFDIEHYFRAAKVAERGLLDAVFLADTPAISWDITRRPPLNGLEPTLVLTVIARETKHIGLIATASTTYNEPYNLARRFQSLDVISGGRVAWNAVTTSSPATVGNFGGRELGREERYKRAEDFVETVRGLWLSWGDGTIVGDQTSGIYANPQFRLLDPNTNIFSVRGPLTHPGSPQVHPIIVQAGGSDDGLRLAARSADLVFAAAGDLETALREAGRLRALSHQLGRRTAPIILPGLVTFVGGTEEEAYRRKRAIDELLDLPSALVALARGINVAPEKLSLDKPIPEELLPDPNDVPFSVGHHRTIESLARQGRTVREIISSVQGFGHRVIAGAPEQIADSIEAWYRAGAVDGFNIIPDVLEDGAPAFIDHVVPILQRRGLFRTEYREETLRDRFGLSLPGGVPSQERATA, from the coding sequence ATGTCTTCTGCAATCCGAACGCTTCATCTTGGGCTTAATCTTCACGGCGCAGGCGGACACGCCGCAGCATGGCGTTGGCCGAGCACCAATCCGAGCGCTTTCTTTGACATCGAGCATTATTTTCGGGCAGCGAAGGTGGCCGAGCGCGGCTTGCTCGACGCGGTGTTTCTTGCAGATACCCCGGCAATATCTTGGGATATTACCCGCCGACCGCCGCTCAACGGGCTTGAACCTACGCTTGTTCTCACGGTAATCGCACGTGAGACGAAACACATCGGACTGATTGCAACCGCATCGACGACGTACAATGAGCCGTACAACCTGGCGCGTCGTTTCCAATCACTTGATGTCATTAGCGGCGGCCGCGTCGCCTGGAATGCAGTCACCACCTCCAGCCCCGCGACGGTCGGCAATTTCGGTGGGCGCGAGCTCGGTCGCGAGGAGCGCTACAAGCGCGCCGAAGACTTCGTCGAAACCGTCCGAGGGCTATGGCTGAGCTGGGGAGATGGAACAATCGTCGGGGATCAGACCTCTGGAATCTACGCCAATCCCCAGTTTCGACTGCTCGACCCCAACACCAATATCTTTAGCGTCCGCGGTCCGCTCACGCACCCCGGTTCGCCACAAGTGCACCCGATCATCGTTCAAGCGGGAGGCTCGGACGACGGATTGCGGCTCGCTGCGCGCAGCGCCGATCTGGTGTTCGCTGCTGCGGGCGACCTGGAGACAGCGCTGCGCGAGGCCGGACGCCTGCGTGCGCTGTCGCATCAACTCGGCCGGCGGACGGCGCCGATCATACTGCCGGGCCTGGTCACCTTCGTTGGCGGCACGGAAGAGGAGGCGTATCGCCGCAAGAGAGCGATCGACGAATTACTCGATCTGCCCAGCGCGCTCGTCGCTTTGGCGCGAGGCATCAATGTGGCGCCCGAAAAGCTCAGCCTTGACAAACCCATTCCCGAGGAACTGCTGCCCGATCCGAATGATGTCCCATTTTCGGTCGGTCATCACCGCACCATCGAAAGCTTGGCACGCCAAGGCCGGACAGTTAGGGAGATCATAAGCAGCGTTCAGGGTTTCGGCCATCGCGTGATCGCGGGCGCACCGGAACAGATCGCCGATTCGATCGAGGCATGGTACCGCGCCGGCGCAGTTGATGGCTTCAACATCATCCCAGATGTGTTGGAGGATGGTGCGCCCGCCTTCATCGATCATGTCGTTCCAATACTGCAGCGCCGCGGACTGTTTCGCACCGAGTATCGGGAAGAAACCTTGCGTGACCGTTTCGGCCTTTCGCTCCCAGGGGGCGTTCCGTCGCAAGAGCGGGCGACGGCCTGA
- a CDS encoding ABC transporter substrate-binding protein, with translation MSLSDTQSSAFLARQPHAYRKQKAAAIAIALSTLSQIAYAPSTFAQDGSSDSTRRGGIIRYGHFQEPPCLFGGWVQQWYLQRQYSDNLVARTKDGEIVPWLATSWTISDDKKVYTFEIKPNVKFTDGTPLDAQAVADNINGWLSTNPDLRNPTAAPYLSDNFESAAAIAPATLRLTLKAPFQPLLNVLAQSSQGILSPTALKRGLAVNCESPVGSGPFIVEKWNRGKEVIFRRNPDYNSAPATAKHQGPAYVDGIQWKFFPDQTVRYGSLLTGESDAAYDVPAVAWKDANSRFTVLRHITGGTPLRLALYTARSPFDDLLVRQAFAYAADRKAAVESSFLGSLPFEGNGALSQSSPEYISELAPSYRYDVGKANQLLDQAGWTERDSRGVRLKHGKPLVVRISYSSSFLKPDGEQAVQVIQQQAKAAGFDVRLQPTNQADFFAGKNLGPNDYEVVLLYWVAPGAEIFRISWKPDLNGELNRFNPSRYQDRALWDIIQKAEKHFDNAERTALYQEAERKIVADAPVVGFAVLDVTLAVQAHLKDIWLDRGSVGEPVFYDSYFDKKSAP, from the coding sequence ATGTCTCTGTCCGACACACAATCATCTGCGTTTCTCGCGCGCCAGCCACACGCTTACAGAAAGCAAAAGGCAGCAGCCATTGCAATCGCGCTCTCCACGCTGTCGCAGATCGCCTATGCGCCCAGCACTTTTGCTCAGGACGGTTCGAGCGATAGTACGAGGCGCGGTGGCATTATTCGATATGGCCACTTTCAGGAGCCGCCTTGCTTGTTCGGAGGATGGGTCCAGCAATGGTATCTACAGCGGCAATATAGCGACAATCTAGTCGCCCGGACCAAGGACGGGGAGATTGTGCCATGGCTGGCCACATCATGGACCATCTCCGACGACAAGAAAGTGTACACGTTTGAGATCAAGCCGAACGTGAAATTCACCGACGGGACACCGCTCGATGCACAGGCAGTTGCCGACAACATCAATGGCTGGCTCAGCACCAATCCGGACCTCCGCAATCCGACGGCCGCTCCTTATCTCAGCGACAACTTTGAATCGGCAGCGGCAATCGCGCCCGCGACACTTCGACTAACGCTAAAGGCGCCGTTCCAGCCGTTGCTCAATGTTCTGGCCCAGTCGTCCCAGGGCATTCTGTCGCCAACGGCGCTCAAGCGTGGACTTGCGGTGAACTGCGAGAGCCCGGTCGGATCGGGTCCATTCATCGTCGAGAAGTGGAATCGGGGAAAAGAGGTTATATTCCGCCGCAATCCCGACTACAACTCCGCGCCGGCAACAGCCAAGCACCAGGGACCGGCTTACGTTGACGGGATCCAGTGGAAGTTCTTCCCCGATCAGACCGTTCGGTATGGCTCTCTGCTAACCGGGGAATCTGATGCAGCTTACGACGTTCCAGCCGTCGCTTGGAAAGATGCCAACTCGCGCTTCACTGTCTTGCGGCACATTACGGGTGGCACGCCCCTGCGCTTGGCGTTGTATACGGCTCGCTCGCCTTTTGACGATCTGCTCGTTCGCCAGGCGTTTGCCTATGCCGCCGACCGAAAAGCCGCGGTCGAGTCCTCGTTCCTGGGCTCCTTGCCGTTTGAAGGCAATGGCGCGCTAAGCCAAAGCTCGCCCGAATATATCAGCGAGCTTGCCCCGTCATACAGGTATGACGTCGGCAAAGCCAATCAGCTCCTGGATCAGGCAGGTTGGACCGAGCGTGACAGCAGGGGCGTTCGCCTCAAGCATGGCAAGCCGCTCGTCGTACGCATCTCCTATTCGAGTTCGTTCTTGAAGCCCGACGGTGAGCAGGCCGTGCAGGTGATCCAACAGCAGGCAAAGGCTGCCGGCTTCGACGTGCGGCTTCAGCCAACGAACCAGGCCGATTTCTTCGCCGGGAAAAATCTCGGTCCGAACGATTACGAGGTCGTCCTTCTCTACTGGGTTGCTCCCGGCGCTGAAATCTTCCGCATCTCCTGGAAGCCTGACCTTAATGGTGAGCTCAATCGCTTCAATCCCTCACGCTACCAGGACCGGGCACTGTGGGACATTATTCAGAAGGCCGAAAAACACTTCGACAATGCTGAGCGAACCGCGCTCTATCAGGAAGCAGAGCGCAAGATCGTCGCTGACGCTCCTGTCGTGGGGTTCGCAGTCCTTGACGTCACTCTAGCTGTGCAAGCACATCTAAAGGACATTTGGCTCGACCGCGGCTCCGTCGGCGAGCCGGTCTTCTATGATAGCTATTTCGACAAGAAATCCGCCCCGTGA
- a CDS encoding ABC transporter permease, producing MKVAARRQAVWFAHRILSAAATVWAAATFTFLVQCLLPGERAQIILNVVSGNVGAAARQELAAINAKYGFDQPIFLQYAKYISGILQGDLGQSYHQHRPVAAIIAEQIGPTVLLAVAALVTAWVITILTTVFAAGRDNFWAKLLSGMQVLLATVPPYWLATILLVVFAVQLRIFPVVGGNSAIGLILPTLALALELSGLFGQVVTSEFTRLLELPFVTSARTRGMGDLGVRFRHVLRHAALPAITLSGWAFGKLLSGAVLIEAVFARQGLGGVLVAATSTRDVPVVSGVILVSAGLFVIVSVTVDFAYSIVDPRIKLA from the coding sequence GTGAAAGTCGCAGCCCGCAGACAGGCCGTGTGGTTCGCACATCGCATCCTGTCCGCCGCAGCGACCGTATGGGCTGCGGCAACATTCACCTTCCTTGTCCAATGTCTGCTGCCAGGTGAGCGCGCCCAAATCATCCTCAACGTCGTCAGCGGCAATGTAGGGGCGGCCGCTCGACAAGAGCTTGCGGCAATCAACGCAAAATATGGCTTCGACCAGCCGATTTTCTTGCAATACGCGAAATACATCTCCGGGATTTTGCAGGGGGACCTTGGCCAATCCTACCACCAGCATCGGCCAGTGGCAGCCATCATTGCCGAACAGATTGGGCCAACCGTCCTCCTTGCGGTCGCCGCGCTCGTAACCGCGTGGGTGATCACTATTCTGACCACAGTTTTTGCAGCCGGGAGAGATAATTTCTGGGCGAAGCTGCTGAGCGGGATGCAGGTTCTGTTGGCGACCGTGCCGCCTTACTGGCTAGCTACCATCCTGCTCGTCGTCTTTGCCGTACAGCTTCGCATCTTTCCTGTGGTGGGAGGCAATTCGGCGATCGGCCTCATTCTTCCAACCCTGGCGCTGGCGTTGGAACTGTCTGGGCTCTTCGGGCAAGTCGTTACGAGTGAGTTCACGCGTTTGCTCGAGTTGCCCTTTGTAACTTCGGCCCGAACGCGAGGCATGGGCGATCTCGGCGTGCGGTTTCGTCATGTCCTGCGCCATGCAGCTTTGCCAGCAATCACCTTGTCAGGCTGGGCGTTCGGTAAGCTTCTGTCCGGTGCCGTTTTAATTGAGGCCGTCTTTGCCCGACAGGGACTTGGCGGCGTCCTGGTCGCCGCTACATCCACGCGCGACGTTCCCGTCGTCTCCGGCGTCATTCTGGTCTCCGCTGGCCTGTTTGTCATTGTCAGCGTGACCGTCGATTTCGCCTACAGTATCGTTGACCCAAGGATCAAATTGGCATGA
- a CDS encoding ABC transporter permease translates to MTCSAALPDVLKSRYWKEALSTAQAIPLRVCLAITIVTFFLTAAAAPWLVQTHDPLAIDLTSSLQAPSPSHWLGTDQSGRDLYSRIVEGAGQSLTIGLGATALSASIALVLGFAAGLCGGVIDHVLSRLLDALFALPVLFLALLFVAVFGTTVLTLVIAVGIGTAPGYARMIRGQVLSVKGAGYVEAAKALGHPYWRIVRRHILPNAMNPLTAMITLGVGQAIIWASGVAFLGLGVPPPASEWGALLNAGRNYVIYAWWLEIMPGLAVVIFALSVTVIGRYLQNRLEGKG, encoded by the coding sequence ATGACCTGCTCTGCCGCGCTACCAGACGTCCTCAAATCTCGCTATTGGAAGGAAGCACTTTCAACGGCGCAGGCAATTCCTTTGCGGGTTTGCTTGGCCATAACCATCGTTACGTTCTTCTTAACAGCGGCGGCCGCGCCCTGGCTGGTACAGACCCATGATCCGCTGGCGATTGACCTGACGTCCTCACTACAGGCCCCGTCGCCCAGCCACTGGCTGGGGACTGATCAGTCCGGTCGCGATTTATACTCCCGCATTGTTGAAGGGGCAGGGCAGTCCCTGACCATCGGCCTTGGCGCGACCGCGTTGAGCGCGTCAATTGCACTCGTTCTGGGGTTCGCCGCCGGTCTTTGCGGCGGAGTCATCGATCATGTTCTCAGCCGTTTGCTCGACGCACTTTTCGCGCTACCGGTGCTTTTCCTTGCGCTTCTGTTCGTGGCCGTTTTCGGCACGACTGTGCTGACGTTGGTCATCGCGGTCGGGATCGGAACGGCCCCGGGTTATGCCCGGATGATCAGGGGGCAGGTCCTGTCTGTTAAAGGCGCAGGATATGTGGAGGCAGCCAAGGCGCTTGGACACCCTTATTGGCGTATCGTGCGAAGGCACATCCTCCCGAATGCCATGAACCCGTTGACCGCGATGATCACGCTTGGCGTCGGCCAGGCCATCATCTGGGCATCGGGCGTTGCGTTTCTGGGACTCGGTGTTCCCCCTCCAGCCTCTGAATGGGGGGCGCTCCTGAATGCTGGCCGCAACTACGTGATCTATGCGTGGTGGCTCGAGATCATGCCGGGTCTGGCAGTGGTGATCTTTGCTCTCAGCGTGACGGTGATCGGACGTTATCTGCAGAACCGCCTCGAAGGAAAGGGCTGA
- a CDS encoding ABC transporter ATP-binding protein, with amino-acid sequence MLHVLPPQPPQPSLLNVDSLRVSFGRDNPNGTAVRGVSFSLRPGRCLAIVGESGSGKSVTARALVGLAGHGAHVHAHEMNFTGTDLTDLNERSWRLIRGKKIGFVLQDALLSLDPLRQVGREIGEGLLLHRAVHSREELKRRVVELLELVGVPEPEIKARQLPHQLSGGQRQRALFASALALDPDLLIADEPTTALDVTVQAQVLALLEETKARGKALILISHDLAVVSRMADDVLVMREGEVVERGPAAQIFGNPQHDYTSQLLNAVPSGRPRGSRLSSTAIARLPKSLSPLQQQPSPESTAIILSATNLVKRFNGPDGVPRTVVDGVSFELRSGETLGLVGESGSGKSTTARLAMALDTPDEGAVLFQGEAWSEIAERKRRARRRSISVIYQDPLSSFDPRWTVGRIISDSLLDLNTGSERRLRIIELLESVGLSPAFLDRRPLELSGGQRQRVAIARAIAPKPAVIVCDEPVSALDVSIQAQVLDLLGDLKAQLGMSYLFISHDLGVIRHLSDRVMVMRHGRVVESGDTDEVFLNPRADYTKRLIAAVPRLVRPVATDRSSSLVSGEVA; translated from the coding sequence ATGTTGCATGTTCTTCCTCCCCAGCCTCCTCAGCCAAGTCTTCTCAACGTAGATTCGCTGCGCGTGTCATTCGGACGCGACAATCCAAACGGCACGGCCGTGCGTGGCGTGTCGTTCTCGCTTCGACCGGGGCGTTGCCTCGCGATCGTCGGCGAATCCGGCTCGGGCAAGAGCGTAACCGCGCGCGCTCTCGTCGGGCTTGCGGGCCATGGCGCACATGTTCATGCGCACGAGATGAACTTCACAGGGACAGACCTGACTGACCTCAATGAACGTTCATGGCGGCTCATCCGGGGCAAGAAGATCGGCTTCGTGCTGCAGGACGCCCTTCTCTCGCTCGATCCACTCCGTCAGGTCGGCAGAGAAATCGGCGAGGGCCTCCTTCTCCATCGTGCTGTCCACTCCCGTGAGGAGCTCAAACGCCGCGTGGTTGAGCTGCTCGAACTCGTTGGGGTTCCTGAGCCTGAGATCAAAGCCCGGCAGCTGCCGCATCAATTGTCCGGTGGCCAACGCCAGCGAGCCCTCTTTGCGTCGGCGCTCGCACTCGATCCAGACCTCTTGATCGCCGATGAACCAACCACCGCGCTCGACGTGACCGTGCAGGCGCAGGTGCTGGCGCTGCTGGAGGAAACCAAGGCACGGGGCAAGGCTCTGATCCTGATCAGCCATGACCTGGCGGTGGTCTCGCGCATGGCGGATGATGTTCTGGTCATGCGCGAAGGCGAGGTCGTCGAGCGTGGACCAGCTGCGCAGATCTTCGGCAACCCGCAACACGATTACACCTCGCAGCTCCTGAACGCGGTACCCTCGGGACGTCCCCGCGGCTCCCGTTTGTCGTCCACGGCGATTGCACGGCTACCCAAGTCTCTGAGCCCGCTGCAACAACAACCCTCGCCTGAATCCACTGCAATCATCCTCAGTGCGACCAATCTTGTGAAGCGATTCAACGGCCCCGATGGCGTCCCGCGGACGGTGGTTGACGGTGTGTCCTTCGAGCTTCGGTCAGGCGAAACGCTGGGCCTTGTGGGGGAATCAGGATCAGGTAAATCCACCACAGCCCGCCTGGCGATGGCTCTGGATACTCCCGACGAGGGAGCCGTCCTGTTCCAGGGAGAGGCGTGGAGCGAAATCGCCGAACGCAAGCGTAGGGCGCGACGCCGCTCGATCTCCGTGATCTATCAAGATCCGCTCAGCTCCTTTGATCCACGCTGGACCGTCGGCCGCATCATATCTGACAGCCTCCTTGATTTGAACACCGGGTCGGAGCGTCGCCTGCGCATTATTGAGCTGCTCGAGTCGGTGGGCCTATCGCCAGCATTCCTGGATCGCCGGCCACTGGAGCTCTCGGGCGGCCAGCGCCAACGCGTCGCGATCGCGCGTGCGATCGCGCCAAAGCCAGCCGTGATCGTCTGCGATGAACCGGTTTCCGCTCTGGATGTCTCGATCCAGGCGCAGGTGCTCGATCTGCTCGGGGATCTCAAGGCGCAGCTCGGTATGAGCTATCTCTTCATCTCGCACGATCTCGGCGTGATTCGCCATCTCAGCGACCGGGTCATGGTCATGCGCCATGGACGCGTCGTCGAGAGTGGCGATACGGATGAGGTTTTCCTCAATCCACGGGCCGACTATACCAAGCGTCTGATTGCTGCGGTACCTCGCCTCGTCCGACCAGTCGCAACCGATCGCTCCTCGAGCCTCGTCAGCGGAGAGGTCGCATGA